taaagattttctgattgtcTTTCCAAAACCTTGCCACCAGTTTGCACTCCCACGAATCCTGTTACCGTGACTATCTCGCTATACCCTCCCTAGCACTTAGCGTGATCTCTAGTATCATTTACCATCGTTGCTAATTTGAACATGAGCAGATGGAGTCCTATTATTTGCGGTCATTAATTTCGCAGCAAGTGCAGTTGAAGTTGTTTTGCATGTTCATTGTGCAGTGCACGCTGTAGTCTGCACCCGTTGGCCGGCAGGTGGGATGCAGGGCGGGGCTGGCGGAGCGCACCCGCCGCCTGGGAGGCCAGTTCGGAGCGGAGTCGCCGCCATCCCGGGCCCCACGGCCAGGGGGCGCTGCGGCCCCCCAATCCCCCGCCCCGTCCGGGCTGGGGCGGAGGAGCGGGCGGGGAGCAAAGGTTGGTGTCTCTGCGCTCGGACCTTCGCCAGAGGGGCCGCGGCATCATGACGGTGGGAGCTAGGCTCCGAAGCAAGGCGGAGAGCAGCCTCCTGCGCCGTGGGCCCCGAGGGCGAGGGAGGACCGAGGGGGACGAGGAGGCGGCTGCCATCCTGGAGCACCTGGAGTACGCCGACGAGGCGGAGGCGGCGGCCGAGAGCGGGGCGAGCGCGGCGGTCGAGCGGGGCCCCGGGGCCCGGGGCGCGCGGAGGGTGCACTTCGCATACCTGCCCGAGCGCTACGAGCCCCTGGAGGAGCCGGGGCCGAGCGAGCAGCCCAAAAAGCGGTGCCGGCGGAAGCTGAAGAAGTACGGCAAGGTAGGGGCCCTGCGCCGCCACTGCCCGGGGGGCGCGGGTGTGGTGCCCCGCGGGGGAGCGGGAGCCGGGTCCTGACCGTCGACTCACCCAGTTTCTCCGGGCTGCACCTGCGACCCCCTCCGCCCTCGCTCCCACTCCCTCGCGGGAGGCGAGCCGCGAGTTGCGAGTCGTGATAGAAACTTAAATCGGAGGTTGCGCTGGGTGGTCCCCTCTGTGCCTGCTATTGCGCTCCTGGCTCTTTAAGAACATTTCTCAAGGGGCTCCTACCAAGGTGGTTCTTATGTAAGATCAGGAATCAGTGTCCCTGATTACAGATGGGAATACTGAAGCGTGAGCGCTGCAGGTGACTTGGAGAAGGTTGGCCcaggtggaaagaaagaaattgcaacCCAGTGTATCTGTTTTCCAGTAACATCCTCTCCAGGATATCCCATTAGTTGAGAAATGTTTGGGTTACTCTCCCAAATATTCCCAAGGTTATTTCCAGGGCCTGGGAGcgcaacaaatacataaataggcgcttgttgaatttgtttttctcGTCTAGCCAACCATCAGTGTACTCTGGGGCCTTCAAAACATTCTGCCATTTGTCTCGGGGAAATGGGGTTAGGAAGGATGAATGTGGGAGAAAATGGCAATTTCCTTCTCAGAAATCAAAGCCCAGATGCAGTTTCCAGGTATCTCTGCCTGGAAGCACTCGAAGCTGTTGCCGGAAGCTCTCCTGGCCTGGACGAGGCCACCCAGAATAAAGTCACAGAAGTTACTGTGTCCTGGCCAAAGGCCATGGGCCTCATCTGATTTATTGTCCAGTTATCTGTGTCACCCAGTGCCCTCTTATACCTGAAGCCATTCCGTCTCCATGCCTGGGAGCTTAGGTTTATCATCCTCTTTAAAGGTATGTCAGCAGCTTCTGGAGCAGAACACTGGCAGGGGTAAAACTATAAAGTTGGGTCTTTCTGGCTTAGAGCCCTGCTAGGACGAATCATCTGTGCTTTGGGTCCCAGTTGAGCGCAAAGAAGCCATCATGTCCCTCTCCACTGGtgaactgatactgcagaaaccTCAGCTCAAGGACTAGGACTTGAAGATATTTTGGGGGCACTCATTATGCGTCAGGCATTGTGCTGAGCAGTAGCgatgcaaaaataaatacaggGCAGCCCTGCCCTAGAGAAGGGCATAGCCTCCCAGGAAGACACTGACATAGCTGGGCACCACCCCTGGGGGCTTCAGGGCACAGAGCTCAGGCAGTTCTCTCCTCAGCGGTGAGCTTGTAAAGGCAGGGAAGTTTTCAAATCGTGGTGACATGAACACTGGGCACAGAAGGACGAGTTAAGATTTCACCAGATAACAGTGAAGTGGTATGAAGTAGGTACATTTCATCCCCACTAGAACGGCTACTCCAAAAAATGTCCAGACAAaccaaataacaaatgttggcgagaatgtagagaaattggaaccgttgtacattgctggtgggaatgtaaaattggaCAGCCgctatggaaaataatttgggaGTTCCTTAAAAAGTTCAGTGTAGACTTATTCTGTGATCtagcagttccactcctagggatgtaaccaaaataattgaaaacaggtacTCAAATCAATGTTTATGTACGCATTTTAATagaagcattatttacaatagttgaaaggtagaaacaacccaaatgtccccaaatggatgaatgcataaacaagggtgttatatacatacaatggagtagtattcagccataaaaggaaggaaatgtagtcatccatgctacaacatgatGAACCTCTAAAAATATTATGCGAAGTGAAGTAAGCAAGACCCACAGGATCACGGATAGTgcgtatgattccatttgtatggaGTGCCCAGGATAGGTCAACACATGGAGATGGAACACAGATTGatagttgccagggactggggtgaAGAGGAATGGAGCACATCTGcttaatgggttttttttcctgaggatgatgaaaatgtttggaactagatagaagtggtggttgcacaacattgtaaatgtactaaatgctaCTGGGCTGTAcgcactttaaaatggtgaattttatgttgtgCGAATTTGCCttaactaaaacaaacaaaaaaaccaagattTCAGTGGCTAGAGAAGTGGTGTCATCTGAGGTAGAGGGGCCATCACAAGTCCAGCTGTGGGCATGAAAGCTCTAGAGTGTTGTACGCTAGTTCAGTGGACCCAGGAGGCCAGGTGAGAGGACATCGTCAGGTTAGGGTTGGATCTCTCCTTTCTGCCCTTCAAAAGAGTGACTAGCTTCTACTTTCTTGGAGCCAACTGAGAGGGTCACCAGGCTCAAACATGGAGAAATAAAGCAGGCAACCCCTCTTTGTTCCCCTAGACCCCAACTCCCCTCTGAGAGAGTAGTTGGGTAGAAAGCTCTACTCAGATCAAAGAATTCGAAATGCACACTCAAATGACACTGAAATAGTGGTTGagagatattttatgtttctttgcaTTTCATTTCTCAAATCTGTGTTTTTGACAATGTTCCATTTAATGAACTATTTTAGtagatttctttttcctaaattACAAAGACAAAGTGACAAGCAACTTTTAAAGTGTAACTGGCTGAGCAAAATGGATGTACAAATACCAAAATTGTCACGTTTAATGTAGGCAATTGTGGTTCTGATCTTGTTTATAATGGGTCACTCTTGATTGTGAAGCTTGTTCccagaaaatatgtttttcttttgttatttcaaaCATGTAAGTAAAATTCTCCCAATGATTATTACCACACGTTTAGAGAAGTGTATCTCTTAGTAACATCACAtacccacacatgcacatgccCCAACCCAGTGTCTCTTTGACACATCAACAGAGTAATGTCCAGGAAAGCAGTGTCTGGAGAAGACACAGACATTACTTGGTTCTCACAAAGCTCCTCATTTAGCGGGAGAGGTACCAAAGGAAACACCCAGCCTCTTTCTACATGCTCAGGATACAGTAATGAGCACAACAGAGTCCCTGCCCTCCTTCTGTTACTGTGAGGGACCCTGTAATTTAAACTATTGAaagcttggccaggcgcagtggctcctgcctgtaatcccagcactttgggaggccgaggcaggtgcatcaccggaggtcaggagttggaaaccagactatcatggtgaaaccccgtctctactaaaaatacaaaaaattagccgggtgcagtggtgcatgcctataatcccagctacttgggaggctgcagcaggagaatcgcttgaacctgggaggcggaggttgcagtgagttgagattgcgccattgcattgcagcctggacaacaagagcaaaattcagtctcaaaaaaaaaaaaaaaaaaaaaagctcaagtaACCAGAAGTCATAGGAAATTATAGTCTTAACAAACTTTCCCAAACAGACAACAAAAATCTTGGGTTTATGTATTACCACCACAAACCTAAATTGCTATGTAATAAAAAGAAGCAGATGTTATTTagcaataatagctaacattggGGAGCACTTATATGGCCTGCAgtttgtgccaggccctgttctcaGTGCTTTCCTTGTGTGATCTCATTTACTCCTCTTAACAACCCGATGAGGTAGTTACTAAATATTCCCATtgtataggtgaggaaactgaggccatgGGAAATCAAGTAAGTGATAGAGTTGGAATTCAAGCCCAGGCCATGAGTAGTTAACTAGAAGCTTACATATTGCCtttatttaaaaagggaaatagaGTATGGGGGTTAAGGTCATAGGCCCTGAAGTGAGATTTCTTTGGGATTGAATTTCAGCTCTGCCTCTAGCCAGATATATAAATGTGGACAGAGATGTAATCTCTCTATGCTTTGAATGATTGACGTCTGATAGACAAAGGCCACCAGGGACATACCAGTAGCCAATCCACGTTAGGTTTATGTACTTAGGGCTACAAGGGAGAGTGCATGCCAGAGGAATTGTGGGGTCTTCAAAAAGTGGAGATCTCAAGTAATGAATTGCATGTTTGAGACTGAACTGAAGAGTTCTTTAAATCTAGGAGATACTTGTAGTCATTAGAAATGGATGAGACCATCTAAGGAGAGATtgtagggaaagagagagaggagagacccAGGACTGAGTACTGAAGAACACCAACATTTTAAAGTCCATTAGAAGGGATAATTTAGCAAAGAAAGCTGAGGAGGAGCTCCCAATTTAGGTAGAGGAGAACTAAGAATATGGAGTCAAAGAGGCCAGATGATTATTTCATAAAGTATATCAAAAGCTGCTGAGAGGTCagggaaaagaagacagaaaagtgtCCACTGGGTCAGGCAGCATGGGGGTTGTAGATGGCCATGACCAAACAGTCCCTGCATGGGTTGGGGTAGGAGTCAGAGGGAATAAGAAGTACAGACATGGAGGCAGTATATGTGGTTGGCTCTTTTGGCTGGCTTGGCATGATGGAGGGCAGAGACTGGGGCAGGAATATGGAGTCAAGGTGATACCCGAGCATTTGTGTAAGCTAATGGGATCCAATGGAGAGAAAGTGAATGATGGAGCTGGAGAAGGGAAAGCCAAGATCAAGGTGGGAGAAGGCACCAACAGCAAGTATCAAGGGAATGGCTTGGGGGAAGAGGACCACTTTCTCCACTGTAACACAGGCAACGTGGG
This Rhinopithecus roxellana isolate Shanxi Qingling chromosome 8, ASM756505v1, whole genome shotgun sequence DNA region includes the following protein-coding sequences:
- the C8H1orf115 gene encoding uncharacterized protein C1orf115 homolog yields the protein MTVGARLRSKAESSLLRRGPRGRGRTEGDEEAAAILEHLEYADEAEAAAESGASAAVERGPGARGARRVHFAYLPERYEPLEEPGPSEQPKKRCRRKLKKYGKNVGKVIIKGCRYVVIGLQGFAAAYSAPFAVATSVVSFVR